The following are encoded in a window of Panicum virgatum strain AP13 chromosome 5N, P.virgatum_v5, whole genome shotgun sequence genomic DNA:
- the LOC120675521 gene encoding L-ascorbate oxidase homolog, translating to MVWSAMTMRGACAAALLVLVALAAGARAEDPYHFFEWKVTYGTKNILGTPQKVILINGQFPGPTINCTSNNNILVNVFNMLDQPLLFHWHGIQQRKNSWQDGLPGTMCPILPNTNWTYHWQPKDQIGSFYYFPSIGMQRAAGGYGLITVHSRDLIPVPFAPPADDFPVLVGDWYTKDHEVLAKNLDSGKGIGRPAGLIINGKNEKDASNPPMYNVEAGKTYRFRVCNVGIKASLNVRVQKHILKLVEMEGSHTVQNTYDSLDVHIGQCLSFLVTADQAPGDYLLVASTRFIKEVNTITAVIRYKGSSAPPPQQIPESPSGWAWSINQWRSFRWNLTASAARPNPQGSYHYGQINITRTIKLSISHGKVDGKERYALNGVSHVDPDTPLKLAEYFNATNGVFQYNLIGDVPPAAGTPIKMAPNVISAEFRTFIEVVFENPEKSIDTFHINGYAFFAAGMGPGTWTPQCRKTYNLLDTVSRHTIQVYPRSWTAVMMTFDNAGMWNIRSNLWERHYLGEQLYMSVVSPARSLRDEYNMPETSLRCGKVVGLPMPPSYAAA from the exons ATGGTGTGGTCGGCGATGACAATGCgcggcgcctgcgccgccgcgctgctcgtgctggtggcgctcgccgccggggcgCGCGCGGAGGACCCCTACCACTTCTTCGAGTGGAAGGTGACGTACGGGACCAAGAACATCTTGGGGACGCCGCAGAAGGTGATCCTCATCAACGGCCAGTTCCCGGGGCCTACCATCAACTGCACCTCCAACAACAACATCCTCGTCAATGTCTTCAACATGCTCGACCAGCCGCTCCTGTTCCATTG GCACGGGATCCAGCAGAGGAAGAACTCGTGGCAGGACGGCTTGCCGGGCACCATGTGCCCGATCCTGCCCAACACCAACTGGACGTACCACTGGCAGCCCAAGGACCAGATCGGCAGCTTCTACTACTTCCCCAGCATCGGCATGCAGCGCGCGGCGGGAGGCTACGGGCTCATCACCGTGCACAGCCGCGACCTGATCCCCGTCCCCTTCGCGCCCCCGGCCGACGACTTCCCGGTCCTCGTCGGCGACTGGTACACCAAGGACCACGAAGTCCTGGCCAAGAACCTCGACTCCGGCAAGGGCATCGGCCGCCCCGCGGGGCTCATCATCAACGGCAAGAACGAGAAGGACGCGTCCAACCCGCCCATGTACAACGTGGAGGCCGGCAAGACGTACCGGTTCCGCGTGTGCAACGTCGGCATCAAGGCGTCCCTGAACGTGCGCGTGCAGAAGCACATCCTGAAGCTGGTCGAGATGGAGGGCTCCCACACCGTGCAGAACACCTACGACTCCCTGGACGTCCACATCGGACAGTGCCTGTCCTTCCTGGTGACCGCCGACCAGGCGCCCGGCGACTACCTGCTGGTGGCGTCGACCCGGTTCATCAAGGAGGTGAACACCATCACGGCGGTGATCCGCTACAAGGGGTccagcgccccgccgccgcagcagatCCCGGAGAGCCCCAGCGGGTGGGCGTGGTCCATCAACCAGTGGAGGTCCTTCCGCTGGAACCtgacggcgagcgcggcgcggcccAACCCGCAGGGGTCGTACCACTACGGGCAGATCAACATCACCCGCACCATCAAGCTCTCGATCAGCCACGGCAAGGTGGACGGCAAGGAGCGGTACGCGCTCAACGGCGTGTCGCACGTGGACCCCGACACCCCCCTGAAGCTCGCCGAGTACTTCAACGCCACCAACGGGGTGTTCCAGTACAACCTCATCGGCGAcgtgccgccggccgcgggcacGCCCATCAAGATGGCCCCGAACGTCATCAGCGCCGAGTTCCGCACCTTCATCGAGGTGGTGTTCGAGAACCCCGAGAAGAGCATCGACACCTTCCACATCAACGGCTACGCCTTCTTCGCAGCCGG CATGGGACCGGGCACATGGACGCCGCAGTGCCGGAAGACGTACAACCTCCTGGACACGGTGAGCCGGCACACCATCCAGGTGTACCCGAGGTCGTGGACGGCGGTGATGATGACGTTCGACAACGCCGGCATGTGGAACATCCGGTCCAACCTCTGGGAGAGGCACTACCTCGGCGAGCAGCTGTACATGAGCGTCGTCTCGCCGGCGCGGTCGCTCAGGGACGAGTACAACATGCCGGAGACCAGCCTGCGCTGCGGCAAGGTCGTCGGCCTGCCGATGCCGCCGTCCTATGCCGCCGCATAG